One genomic segment of Pleurodeles waltl isolate 20211129_DDA chromosome 11, aPleWal1.hap1.20221129, whole genome shotgun sequence includes these proteins:
- the LOC138266566 gene encoding zinc transporter ZIP10-like: MLIVSFQAAVIEEQKHKEIEEEKDHHDHKDSHGHHHHNHHHDHDHVHEHDHHHDHKHDHNHTHHHDHSHEHLDHDHKHDHNHKHHHDHSHEHHDHDHKHDHNHTHHHEHTHEHHDHGHKHDHNHTHHHDHSHERLDHGHDHNHTHHHDHKHHHNHIHDHENEHHHQHLHKHEHHHHSSPDAQKVPGAPKTIGVVKILPSIDDTSGSDQKSRKVDSSDAGKPVVLPVFPDQPGHASEARPVPLPWLPKKAGTPGIQSKPKPSVPKNPFGEPTILPFPEKSAESNLCPGEAKNYVSLIDSLLSNDHKVPLPGPAAPGPK; this comes from the coding sequence ATGTTAATTGTTTCATTTCAGGCTGCTGTAATTGAAGAGCAAAAACACAAAGAGATTGAAGAAGAGAAAGATCATCATGATCATAAGGACTCTCATGGACATCACCATCATAATCATCATCATGACCATGACCATGTCCATGAGCATGATCACCACCATGACCACAAACATGATCAtaaccacacacatcaccatgaTCACAGTCATGAACATCTTGATCATGACCACAAACATGATCATAACCATAAACATCACCATGATCACAGTCATGAACATCATGATCATGACCACAAACATGATCAtaaccacacacatcaccatgaGCACACTCATGAacaccatgaccatggccacaaACATGATCATAACCACACACATCATCATGATCACAGTCATGAACGCCTTGACCATGGTCATGATCACAACCACACGCATCACCATGACCACAAGCATCATCACAACCACATACATGATCATGAAAATGAGCATCACCACCAACATCTGCATAAGCATGAGCATCACCACCACTCATCGCCCGATGCTCAAAAAGTCCCAGGAGCACCTAAAACTATTGGAGTTGTTAAAATTCTCCCCTCTATAGATGACACTTCTGGTTCTGACCAGAAATCCAGAAAGGTTGATTCCTCAGATGCGGGAAAGCCTGTTGTATTGCCAGTCTTCCCAGATCAACCAGGACACGCAAGTGAGGCCAGGCCTGTGCCTCTTCCGTGGTTGCCCAAGAAAGCAGGTACACCTGGAATACAATCAAAACCAAAGCCGTCTGTACCAAAGAATCCATTTGGTGAGCCGACTATTCTTCCCTTTCCTGAAAAATCTGCAGAATCTAATCTCTGCCCTGGCGAAGCCAAGAATTATGTATCTCTCATTGATTCATTGTTGTCAAATGATCATAAAGTGCCCCTTCCAGGTCCTGCAGCTCCAGGTCCTAAGTAA